The stretch of DNA TGCCAATCAGGCAAAATACATCATTCTTGCGGTAAAACCTCAGTATTTCGACCCGGTGCTTAAAAATATCCGCAACGTGGTGACGGAGGCCAACGTGATTATCTCCATTGCACCGGGAATTACCATCGGCCAGCTGAAGGAAAAGCTGGGAATAGAAAAGCGGGTGGTGCGGGCGATGCCGAATACACCGGCGCTTCTCGGCGAAGGGATGACAGGCGTATGCTACGATGCGGAAGCCTTTGACGACGGGGAGAA from Anaerotignum faecicola encodes:
- a CDS encoding pyrroline-5-carboxylate reductase (catalyzes the formation of L-proline from pyrroline-5-carboxylate), yielding ANQAKYIILAVKPQYFDPVLKNIRNVVTEANVIISIAPGITIGQLKEKLGIEKRVVRAMPNTPALLGEGMTGVCYDAEAFDDGEKDTIRDIFTSFGEMCIVEERLMSAVVCASGSSPAYVYMFIEALADSAVKYG